One genomic region from Bacillus rossius redtenbacheri isolate Brsri chromosome 6, Brsri_v3, whole genome shotgun sequence encodes:
- the LOC134533459 gene encoding uncharacterized protein LOC134533459 — translation MPPTSHEQTLPPFRKTPPSKEPPTPPSQMPPTSHEQTPPLFRRSPPSKEPPMLPSHMPPTSHEQTPPPFWRSPPSKEPPMPPSQTPPTSHDQTPPPFRRSPPSKEPSSALSQTPPRSHEQTPPPFRRSPPSKEPPTLPSQTPPTSHEQTSPPFRRSPPSKRPPSSQKPLSPPSQTSPMF, via the coding sequence ATGCCACCGACGTCCCATGAGCAGACTCTGCCTCCGTTCCGGAAGACACCACCGTCCAAGGAGCCACCGACGCCGCCGTCCCAGATGCCACCGACGTCCCATGAACAGACGCCGCCGCTGTTCCGGAGGTCACCACCGTCCAAGGAGCCACCGATGCTGCCGTCCCATATGCCACCGACGTCCCATGAGCAGACGCCACCGCCGTTCTGGAGGTCACCACCGTCCAAGGAGCCACCGATGCCGCCATCCCAGACGCCACCGACATCCCATGACCAGACGCCGCCGCCGTTCCGGAGGTCACCACCGTCCAAGGAGCCTTCGTCGGCCCTGTCCCAGACACCACCGAGGTCCCATGAGCAGACCCCGCCGCCATTCCGGAGGTCACCACCGTCCAAGGAGCCACCGACGCTGCCGTCCCAGACACCACCGACGTCCCATGAGCAGACGTCGCCGCCGTTCCGGAGGTCACCACCGTCCAAGAGGCCACCGTCGTCTCAGAAGCCACTGTCGCCTCCGTCCCAGACATCACCGATGTTCTAG